GTGTAGCCGATGCCGACGCTCGCCCTATGAACGGGCGGTTCGGCGGGCATTCTATCCGTCGCGACGGATTCGTGCGCCCGACAAAAACGGTAGTACAGTTCCAGCTATTCGTTAGAAAGAGGAATTCCAGTGGCACAAAAAAGCGAAGAGGATGACAAGGTCCGTCTCGATAAATGGTTGTGGGCGGCACGATTCTACAAGACCCGAGCCTTGGCCAAGGCCGCCATTGAAAGCGGCAAGGTCCATCACCGGGGCGAGCGTTGCAAGCCTGGCAAAGAGCCACGTATCGGTGACGAATACGTCATCCGTACCGGTTTTGATGAAAAAACCGTGGTTGTCGAAGCCTTGTCCATCGTGCGTCGCGGCGCGCCGGAAGCTCAAACGCTATACCGCGAGACCGAAGCCAGCGTCGCCAAGCGCGAAGCTGCTGCCGCCCAGCGCAAGGCCGGTGCCCTGGGCGTCAGCACCGACGGCAAGCCGAGCAAGAAGCAGCGTCGGGACCTGTTCAAGTTTCATGGCAGCAACAGCGAGTAAAGCATCGGCCACACCGGTAACCCGTGGCGAGGGAGCTTGCTCCCGCTGGGCCGGTCCGACGCCTCGGGCGTAGCGGCCTCAGAATCTTGCGGTCGCTACGCAACCGAGCGGGAGCAAGCTCCCTCGCCACAACAGCGCTGCACATGCAGATAGATGCTCAGTCTTCCCACAAAGCAAAATCATGGCTTGCTTGGAACCCACCCTGAATGCCCATAAAATGCCTGTCATCAATTGCCATCACCTCAGATACCAGACCCTATGACTGATTTACCGGATACCGACTACACCCAACGTTTCATCTTCGATGACAGCGACGCCCGTGGCGAGCTGGTGGCGTTGGAGCGTAGCTACGCCGAAGTCCTTGCCAAGCACGCCTATCCGGAGCCGGTCGCGCAATTGCTCGGCGAGTTGATGGCCGCCGCGGCGCTGCTGGTGGGTACCTTGAAATTCGATGGCTTGCTGATCCTCCAGGCGCGCTCCGAAGGTCCGGTGCCTCTGCTGATGATCGAATGCTCCAGCGAGCGAGAGATCCGTGGCCTGGCCCGTTATCACGCGGAGCAGATCGCGCCCGACGCGACCTTGGCCGACCTGATGCCCAACGGCGTGCTGGCCCTGACGGTCGACCCGAGCCATGGCAAGCGCTATCAGGGCATCGTCGATCTCGACGGCGCGACGCTGGCTGAGTGCTTCACCAATTACTTCGTCATGTCCCAGCAGACCAACACCCGCTTCTGGCTCTATGCCGACGGGCGGCGCGCCCGTGGATTGCTGCTGCAGCAACTGCCTGCCGACCGCATCCGTGATCCGGAAGAGCGCGACGCCAGCTGGCAGCACGTCACCGCTCTGGCCAGCACCTTGAGCGCCGATGAATTGCTGGGCCTGGACAACGAAACCGTCCTGCATCGCCTGTACCACGAAGAGCAGGTTCGCTTGTTCGATGGCCAGCCGTTGCGCTTCAAATGCAGTTGCTCCCG
This genomic interval from Pseudomonas alvandae contains the following:
- a CDS encoding RNA-binding S4 domain-containing protein — encoded protein: MAQKSEEDDKVRLDKWLWAARFYKTRALAKAAIESGKVHHRGERCKPGKEPRIGDEYVIRTGFDEKTVVVEALSIVRRGAPEAQTLYRETEASVAKREAAAAQRKAGALGVSTDGKPSKKQRRDLFKFHGSNSE
- the hslO gene encoding Hsp33 family molecular chaperone HslO — its product is MTDLPDTDYTQRFIFDDSDARGELVALERSYAEVLAKHAYPEPVAQLLGELMAAAALLVGTLKFDGLLILQARSEGPVPLLMIECSSEREIRGLARYHAEQIAPDATLADLMPNGVLALTVDPSHGKRYQGIVDLDGATLAECFTNYFVMSQQTNTRFWLYADGRRARGLLLQQLPADRIRDPEERDASWQHVTALASTLSADELLGLDNETVLHRLYHEEQVRLFDGQPLRFKCSCSRERSGNALVSLGLEDAQQLVIEHGGAIEIDCQFCNERYLFDAADIAQLFAGAGVDTPSDTRH